DNA sequence from the Halorussus sp. MSC15.2 genome:
GGTCCGCAGTCCGTCGTCGCCGAGGTCGTTGTCGATTAGCTCCTCGTGTGCCGCTTCGAGGTCCGATTCCGTGTAGTCGTCCGTCATGGGCTTCCCACCGGGTGGAGTCCCTGAAAGTCGAGTCCCGCGGTCTCTTCGAGACCGAGCGCGAGGTTGGCGGCGTGGACCGCCTGCCCGGCCGTGCCTTTCACCAGATTGTCGATGGCGCTGAACACGACGACGCGCTCGTTGGCGGGGTCCAACTCGAAGCCGACTTCGGCGTAGTTGGTCCCCGCGACGGCCTTGGGTTCGGGGTAGCGATAGACGCCCGACCCGCCGGACTGGAGGCGGACGAACGGTTCCTCGTCGTAGGCCTCGCGGAAGGCCGACCAGAGGTCGCCTTTCGAGACGGGCTGGTCCGGAAAGACGTGGCAGGTCGCGGCCGCGCCGCGGACCATGTCCACGGCGTGGGCCGAGAAGGACATGTCGGTGCCCAGTTCCTGCTCGATTTCGGCCTCGTGGCGGTGGCCGGTCGGCGCGTAGGGCCGGACGACACCCGAGCGCTCGGCGTGACTTCCGGCCTCGCTCGACGTCGCGCCGCCCTCTGAGGACCCGACCTTTACGTCGGCGACTATCTGCTCGTCCGCGCCACCGTCGAGAATCCCGGCCTCGAACAGCGGATAGAGGCCGAGAATCGTCGCGGTGGCGTTACAGCCGCCAGCGGCGATTAGGTCCGCGCCGGGCAACTCCTCGCGGTGGAGTTCCGGCAGGGCGTACACCGCCTCCTCCAGATACTCGGGCGCGTCGTGGCC
Encoded proteins:
- the argC gene encoding N-acetyl-gamma-glutamyl-phosphate reductase; this encodes MTNGTATAGDDEESTAADDEATTAIGEEDTTGESLTATVVGASGFAGGELLRILSGHPNFDLAGATSREYAGKSVGSVHPNLRGTDLRFSDPADLDSVDVLFAATPHGVSMAQIDVFYDAADTVVDLSADFRLNTAEQYDEWYDGHDAPEYLEEAVYALPELHREELPGADLIAAGGCNATATILGLYPLFEAGILDGGADEQIVADVKVGSSEGGATSSEAGSHAERSGVVRPYAPTGHRHEAEIEQELGTDMSFSAHAVDMVRGAAATCHVFPDQPVSKGDLWSAFREAYDEEPFVRLQSGGSGVYRYPEPKAVAGTNYAEVGFELDPANERVVVFSAIDNLVKGTAGQAVHAANLALGLEETAGLDFQGLHPVGSP